In one window of Deltaproteobacteria bacterium DNA:
- a CDS encoding ABC transporter permease, with product MRETKENASCPCELGFERPDQGTLVIRMAGSWTLNNRCPSAERVLKEMESGPRTENIAFDASALTDWDSGFLIFLTRVIDACSKEGGPATDMKGLPEGARKLLTLAATVPEKKGAEKAPGRASLLSRVGEETVDFFRSSGEILAFIGEASVAFFRFVTGKARFRGSDLTRIIQECGIEALPIVSLISLLVGLILAFVGAVQLMLFGAQIYVADLVGIAMVRVMGAVMTGIIMAGRTGAAFAAQLGTMEVNEEIDAFKTMGISPMEFLVLPRILGLTLMMPLLCLYADFMGVLGGLIVGVGMLDLSVAEYYHQTKSAVGLTNLWIGLFQGTVFGVLVAVAGCLRGLQCSRSASAVGDAATSAVVTGIVSIIVATAVITVICNVLGI from the coding sequence ATGAGGGAAACAAAAGAAAATGCATCGTGCCCCTGCGAACTGGGATTTGAGAGACCGGATCAGGGGACCCTCGTGATCAGGATGGCCGGAAGCTGGACCCTCAACAACAGATGCCCTTCTGCAGAGCGTGTCCTGAAAGAGATGGAGTCCGGCCCCCGGACCGAAAATATCGCCTTTGATGCATCAGCCCTGACCGATTGGGACAGCGGATTCCTGATTTTTTTGACGCGGGTGATCGACGCGTGCTCGAAGGAGGGCGGCCCGGCAACGGATATGAAAGGATTGCCGGAAGGGGCCCGGAAACTCCTGACCCTTGCGGCGACTGTTCCCGAGAAGAAGGGGGCGGAAAAAGCACCCGGCAGGGCATCACTTCTTTCACGGGTTGGGGAGGAAACCGTTGATTTTTTTCGTTCCTCCGGCGAGATATTGGCGTTCATCGGAGAGGCCTCCGTTGCTTTTTTTAGGTTTGTCACGGGAAAGGCACGTTTTCGAGGTTCCGACCTGACCAGGATCATCCAGGAGTGCGGCATAGAGGCGCTTCCCATCGTCTCCCTCATCAGCCTCCTGGTGGGCCTGATTCTCGCCTTTGTGGGGGCCGTTCAGTTGATGCTCTTCGGGGCGCAGATCTATGTGGCGGATCTGGTGGGCATCGCCATGGTCCGGGTAATGGGGGCGGTCATGACCGGCATCATCATGGCCGGCCGTACCGGGGCCGCCTTTGCAGCCCAACTGGGCACCATGGAGGTGAACGAGGAGATCGACGCATTCAAGACCATGGGGATATCACCGATGGAATTCCTGGTCCTTCCTCGAATCCTGGGCCTGACGCTCATGATGCCGCTCCTTTGTCTTTATGCGGATTTCATGGGGGTCCTGGGCGGGTTGATCGTGGGGGTGGGGATGCTGGACCTCAGCGTGGCGGAATACTATCACCAGACAAAATCCGCGGTGGGGCTCACCAATCTGTGGATAGGTCTCTTTCAAGGCACGGTTTTCGGCGTGCTGGTGGCGGTGGCCGGATGCCTCCGGGGGCTGCAGTGCAGCCGGAGCGCCTCTGCTGTCGGCGATGCGGCCACCTCCGCGGTGGTTACGGGGATCGTCAGCATCATCGTGGCAACGGCCGTTATCACGGTGATATGCAATGTACTGGGGATTTAG
- a CDS encoding MlaD family protein, translating into MDRQASKTLIGAFVVGAVILMAAGVMIFGSGKFLKDTSRFTLFFKGSLQGLSVGNAVLFRGVKVGSVKSITIEADSKDLSVSIPVIIEIDPALVKMVHEKRRLDIRISLPQLIDRGFRAQLTMGSLVTGQLMVGLGFYPDTPVRTSGIETEYPEIPTIPSPIERITDVMQRLPVEDIINKLLSAFEAVEALVESPDIPNALHALRQTVEDAGKLINNLDSRIEPLSVSVDQTVAAYKKLAQDVDAHVEPLASRMDTTLEDARKLVQNVDGRSGDLARSMETTLEKAREALEHGRKTLDAAKETISKDSPLMYELDQTIREISTMARSIRSLADYLERHPDALLYGKGAPKRR; encoded by the coding sequence ATGGACCGACAGGCAAGCAAGACCCTTATCGGCGCCTTTGTTGTGGGCGCGGTCATCCTGATGGCGGCCGGCGTCATGATCTTCGGTAGCGGCAAGTTCCTGAAAGACACGAGCCGTTTTACACTCTTCTTCAAGGGGTCTCTTCAGGGGCTCAGCGTGGGCAACGCGGTCTTGTTTCGGGGTGTTAAGGTTGGATCGGTAAAAAGCATCACCATAGAGGCGGATTCAAAAGACCTTTCAGTTTCGATTCCCGTAATTATAGAGATCGACCCCGCCCTGGTAAAAATGGTACACGAAAAACGAAGGCTGGATATCCGAATCTCCCTGCCACAGCTCATAGACCGTGGGTTCAGGGCGCAACTGACTATGGGGAGTCTGGTGACCGGTCAGCTCATGGTCGGCCTCGGGTTTTACCCCGACACACCTGTTCGGACGTCCGGAATAGAGACCGAATATCCGGAAATCCCCACGATCCCCTCTCCCATCGAACGGATCACCGATGTGATGCAGCGGCTCCCTGTAGAAGACATCATCAACAAACTCCTGTCTGCATTCGAGGCCGTTGAAGCACTGGTCGAATCGCCGGACATCCCGAATGCCCTTCATGCCCTGAGGCAGACGGTTGAGGATGCCGGAAAACTGATCAACAACCTGGACAGCCGCATCGAACCACTTTCAGTAAGCGTCGATCAAACGGTCGCGGCATACAAGAAGCTGGCACAGGATGTGGATGCCCATGTGGAACCCCTGGCCTCGCGCATGGACACCACACTGGAGGACGCCCGGAAGCTGGTTCAAAACGTCGACGGCCGTTCAGGGGACTTGGCACGCAGCATGGAGACCACCCTTGAAAAGGCCCGGGAGGCACTGGAGCACGGGAGAAAGACGCTCGATGCGGCAAAAGAAACCATCAGCAAGGACTCGCCCCTGATGTATGAGTTGGATCAGACAATAAGAGAGATTTCCACCATGGCGCGTTCCATCCGCTCCCTGGCAGATTATCTGGAGCGCCACCCGGACGCCCTCCTCTATGGTAAGGGCGCGCCTAAAAGGAGATGA
- a CDS encoding PqiC family protein — translation MLQPFRKITVTVIALLLMALTACASSAPARFYILTPLENAGQEAQGTTSKPRASIGIGPVAFPAYLDRQQIVTRVGGNELHLAGFDEWAEPLKDNFTRVLVENLSYLLPADSFTIFPFRGPETMDWQVAVEVIRLDGALNADVSLLARWTVYDKKDNEMRLTKKSQFLQSAAGPGYRELAAAHSRVIEALSREMAGSIQVLSLKRGTP, via the coding sequence ATGCTGCAACCGTTTCGTAAAATTACCGTCACAGTTATCGCTCTCCTGCTGATGGCGCTCACGGCATGTGCGAGCAGCGCCCCTGCGCGGTTTTACATTCTGACCCCCCTTGAAAACGCAGGCCAGGAAGCCCAGGGAACGACCTCTAAGCCCCGTGCGAGCATAGGGATCGGGCCCGTGGCGTTTCCGGCCTATCTGGACCGTCAGCAGATCGTGACCCGTGTCGGCGGCAACGAACTCCATCTTGCCGGATTCGACGAGTGGGCCGAACCCCTGAAAGACAACTTCACCCGTGTCCTGGTGGAAAACCTCTCCTATCTCCTCCCCGCCGATTCCTTCACCATTTTTCCGTTCAGAGGCCCCGAGACCATGGATTGGCAGGTGGCGGTGGAGGTCATTCGCCTGGATGGCGCCCTCAATGCGGATGTCTCGCTCCTGGCCCGCTGGACCGTATACGACAAGAAGGACAACGAGATGCGCCTGACAAAGAAGTCGCAATTCTTACAATCTGCAGCCGGCCCCGGATACAGGGAACTGGCAGCGGCCCACAGCCGGGTCATCGAGGCCCTCAGCCGGGAGATGGCCGGTTCGATCCAGGTCCTTTCCCTTAAAAGGGGAACCCCCTGA
- a CDS encoding ATP-binding cassette domain-containing protein translates to MPSQAPIIAKDLEIAYGDKVIQQDLNFAVQSGEIFVLMGGSGCGKTTVMRSLTGLKEPSKGEVFLDGISFWEAEQATRDRLARNIGVVYQSGALWSSMTLAENISLPLDEFTDLPSREIRDLAALKLSLVGLAGFGDYYPAEISGGMRKRAGVARALALDPKFLFFDEPSAGLDPVTSSLLDDLILELRDSLGTTMVLVTHELPSIFSVADNCIFLDAETRTMIAGGDPKRLKKESTNPNVQAFLTRGGKNRTG, encoded by the coding sequence ATGCCCTCTCAGGCCCCTATCATTGCCAAAGATCTGGAAATCGCCTATGGCGACAAAGTCATCCAGCAAGATCTCAACTTCGCCGTCCAGAGCGGGGAAATTTTTGTGCTCATGGGGGGCAGCGGGTGCGGCAAGACCACGGTGATGCGGTCCTTGACCGGACTAAAAGAACCCTCCAAAGGAGAGGTCTTCCTGGATGGCATCAGCTTCTGGGAGGCCGAGCAAGCGACCCGGGATCGTCTCGCCCGCAACATCGGGGTGGTGTATCAAAGCGGGGCCCTGTGGAGCTCCATGACACTGGCTGAAAACATCAGCCTTCCCCTGGATGAGTTCACAGATCTCCCTTCGAGGGAAATCAGGGACCTGGCCGCGCTGAAGCTTTCTTTGGTGGGGCTTGCCGGGTTTGGAGATTATTATCCCGCGGAAATCAGCGGGGGCATGCGGAAGCGGGCCGGCGTGGCCCGGGCCCTGGCCCTTGACCCCAAATTCCTTTTCTTTGACGAACCATCGGCAGGTCTCGATCCGGTCACCTCTTCCCTTCTGGACGACCTCATTTTAGAGCTCCGAGACAGCCTCGGGACCACCATGGTCCTGGTGACCCATGAGCTTCCCAGCATCTTTTCCGTGGCCGACAACTGCATCTTCCTGGATGCGGAGACCCGGACCATGATCGCCGGCGGCGACCCCAAACGCCTCAAAAAGGAGTCCACAAACCCCAATGTCCAGGCCTTTCTGACCCGGGGCGGCAAGAACCGGACCGGGTAA
- a CDS encoding MBL fold metallo-hydrolase, with protein sequence MTHIEEVADNIYRMEIPLPGNPLRAVNSYVIKDAGRNLIVDTGLNRDECMEAMQSGLKALNVHLEETDFFVTHLHADHFALVPGLVADARTIYFNRPDAESAARGGVWERMAEYACENGFSVEESQRALERHPGHRHGSKLNHVLTLLDGGEILSIGDYAFTCISTPGHTRGHMCLYEPDRKILISGDHILEDITPNIQSWSDETQPLRSYLANLDEIYKLDVDIVLPGHRRIFSHCRTRIEELKHHHRMRLEEVFSILGKGPRNAYDTASEMTWDINCRCWEDFPVAQKWFATGEALAHLKYLVEDERVVRDRIEGQFVFRLA encoded by the coding sequence ATGACGCACATTGAAGAAGTGGCAGACAATATTTATCGAATGGAGATCCCCCTTCCGGGGAACCCCCTGAGGGCGGTGAATTCATATGTGATCAAAGACGCAGGGCGGAATCTGATCGTGGATACGGGGCTCAACCGGGACGAGTGCATGGAAGCCATGCAGTCGGGCCTGAAGGCGTTGAACGTGCACCTGGAGGAGACCGATTTTTTCGTCACCCACCTTCACGCGGACCACTTCGCCCTGGTCCCGGGACTGGTCGCTGACGCACGGACCATCTATTTCAACCGGCCGGACGCTGAAAGCGCAGCCAGGGGTGGCGTGTGGGAGCGGATGGCGGAGTACGCATGTGAAAACGGGTTTAGCGTCGAGGAATCCCAGAGGGCCCTGGAACGGCATCCAGGGCATCGCCATGGTTCCAAGCTGAACCATGTCCTTACGCTCCTGGATGGCGGGGAAATTCTGTCGATCGGCGACTACGCCTTTACCTGCATATCAACGCCCGGTCATACCAGGGGGCACATGTGCCTCTATGAGCCGGACCGGAAAATCCTGATATCGGGCGATCACATTTTGGAGGACATCACCCCCAATATCCAGTCCTGGTCGGATGAGACACAGCCCCTTCGAAGCTACCTGGCCAACCTGGACGAGATCTACAAACTGGATGTTGACATTGTCCTTCCCGGGCATCGCCGAATTTTTTCGCACTGCCGAACGCGGATCGAGGAACTCAAACATCACCACCGAATGAGGCTGGAAGAGGTTTTCAGCATCCTTGGAAAGGGTCCCCGAAACGCCTACGACACCGCATCAGAAATGACCTGGGATATCAACTGCAGGTGCTGGGAAGACTTCCCCGTAGCCCAGAAGTGGTTCGCCACGGGAGAGGCCTTGGCCCACCTGAAATACCTGGTAGAAGACGAAAGGGTGGTCCGGGATCGAATAGAAGGACAGTTCGTGTTCCGCCTGGCTTGA
- a CDS encoding type II toxin-antitoxin system VapB family antitoxin, producing the protein MDERLLEEAVEAIGARSNKEAVEAGLRALIR; encoded by the coding sequence TTGGATGAACGCCTGTTGGAAGAGGCTGTAGAGGCCATCGGCGCAAGATCAAATAAAGAAGCTGTCGAGGCAGGGTTAAGGGCGCTCATTCGTTGA
- a CDS encoding addiction module protein encodes MSQNIEELESQAMDLSLEGRARLAKKLLLSLDAPSEEENLALWVAEAERRLRELREGRAKEIPAEETFRRARAAIS; translated from the coding sequence ATGTCACAGAATATTGAAGAATTGGAATCTCAAGCAATGGATTTGAGTCTGGAGGGGCGGGCACGGCTTGCGAAGAAACTCCTGTTAAGTCTGGATGCGCCGTCTGAGGAAGAGAACCTGGCTCTATGGGTGGCCGAAGCCGAGCGACGACTACGGGAATTGCGAGAGGGCCGGGCTAAAGAAATCCCAGCCGAGGAAACTTTTCGACGAGCGAGAGCAGCCATCTCATGA
- a CDS encoding type II toxin-antitoxin system RelE/ParE family toxin: MKKATFHEDADAEMIEAAKFYEERSSNLGFSFLAAVEEAVIQICDNPKAYPLLGDDIRRKLVKRFPYGVIFAEEHDRIRIVAIAHLKRRPEYWRYRLATEQQ, from the coding sequence ATGAAAAAGGCGACGTTTCATGAAGACGCAGATGCCGAAATGATAGAAGCAGCCAAATTTTACGAAGAAAGATCGTCGAACCTTGGTTTTTCTTTCCTTGCTGCCGTTGAAGAGGCTGTCATCCAGATATGTGACAATCCCAAAGCGTATCCTCTTCTGGGTGATGACATTCGACGGAAGCTCGTGAAACGGTTTCCATACGGCGTTATATTCGCCGAGGAACATGATCGAATTCGAATTGTGGCCATTGCGCACCTCAAACGTCGTCCTGAATACTGGCGCTATCGGCTTGCGACGGAACAACAGTGA
- a CDS encoding CoA transferase: MDLFRNIKVLSLEQATVLPYLTYRLAHDGIQVIRLEHPVYGDPNRMIGENVLGEERMNAYFLCINAGKKALTLNLADPEGQKIFHRLINELKVDIFATNQLPRNYKKLGIDYDTLKGVKPDLIWLGVTGFGPDSNEAAYDPILQARSGLMELTGEAGGDPQVLGIPLPDMGTSEHSYGLLMKALFKRQATGEGSCIHMSMFESSVSWMTVPITLTTLLKKKITRRGNTHEFFCPVSVYQTGNGFVYMAVGNDRQWKSMVSLDMFQSLDKPEYEKNAGRIKDVDNLNRTINEVTRQHTSEELIDLFNSLTLPISKIKTIPEVVADPLVERRLLFATDKKTGTEITLPPPPNMTPFLEQLDRRLPFPPRFGEHNPEIYGQRLGYSDQELRKLKEKGVI; encoded by the coding sequence ATGGATCTATTCAGGAATATCAAAGTCTTATCCCTCGAACAGGCAACCGTACTCCCCTATTTGACCTACCGGCTGGCCCATGACGGGATACAGGTCATTCGATTGGAACACCCTGTATACGGCGATCCCAACCGGATGATCGGCGAAAATGTCCTGGGCGAAGAGCGAATGAACGCCTATTTCCTCTGTATCAATGCCGGAAAAAAGGCCCTGACCCTGAATCTCGCCGATCCGGAAGGCCAAAAGATCTTCCATCGCCTGATCAATGAGTTGAAGGTGGATATCTTCGCGACCAACCAGCTCCCCAGAAATTATAAGAAGTTAGGGATCGACTACGACACCCTGAAGGGCGTAAAACCCGATCTCATCTGGCTCGGCGTCACCGGTTTCGGCCCGGACAGCAACGAGGCGGCCTATGATCCCATCCTTCAGGCGCGATCGGGCCTCATGGAATTGACCGGCGAGGCCGGCGGCGATCCCCAGGTATTGGGCATCCCCCTCCCGGATATGGGGACCAGCGAGCATTCCTACGGGCTCCTCATGAAGGCCCTGTTCAAACGCCAGGCCACGGGTGAGGGGTCCTGCATCCACATGTCCATGTTCGAATCTTCCGTATCCTGGATGACCGTGCCCATTACCCTCACCACCCTCCTCAAGAAGAAGATCACACGACGGGGAAACACCCACGAATTCTTCTGCCCGGTCTCGGTATACCAAACCGGCAACGGGTTTGTTTATATGGCTGTCGGAAATGACCGGCAATGGAAATCCATGGTCTCCCTGGATATGTTCCAATCGCTGGACAAGCCTGAGTATGAGAAAAACGCAGGAAGAATAAAGGATGTGGATAATCTGAATCGGACCATCAATGAAGTGACCCGCCAGCATACTTCGGAAGAACTGATCGACCTGTTTAATTCCCTGACCCTGCCTATCAGCAAGATCAAGACCATCCCGGAGGTGGTTGCGGATCCCCTGGTGGAAAGACGCCTCCTTTTTGCCACGGATAAGAAAACCGGCACGGAGATTACGCTACCGCCGCCCCCCAACATGACCCCATTTCTGGAGCAACTGGACCGCAGGCTCCCCTTCCCTCCCCGTTTCGGAGAACACAACCCTGAAATATACGGACAACGGCTCGGGTACTCAGACCAGGAATTGAGGAAGTTGAAGGAGAAAGGCGTTATATAG
- a CDS encoding FAD-binding protein, with protein sequence MTVWIETDLCNGCKRCIKACPYGAVELRDGKAHILENCTSCGACIAVCKQMAIQTDIEPRAIPDFSDWKGVWVFAEQRDGALSRVSLELLGKAQSLAADLGQEISAVLLGHKVSGLTKALFEYGADHVYLAQHKALKDYRTIAYTKVLGGLVTEYKPNILLMGATHIGRDLGPRLSRRAGVGLTADCTELTIDPEERILLQTRPAFGGNVMATIANRYSRPQMATVRPGVMEAVKKGRTKGDVIKCKVTLAEKEIGTKVLEQFKEKKKGVSLDNARVIVAGGRGIGSEAGMKSLFSLAAALGGEVAGTRIIVEEGWLPVERQVGQTGQTVRPEIYIACGISGAIQHRAGMLGSRYVIAINKDAGAPIFQVADWGIVGDLHQVIPELTRAVSQSKRK encoded by the coding sequence ATGACCGTTTGGATTGAAACCGATCTCTGTAATGGATGCAAGCGTTGCATAAAGGCCTGCCCCTACGGGGCCGTTGAACTTCGAGACGGCAAGGCCCATATCCTGGAGAACTGCACCTCATGCGGGGCCTGTATCGCGGTCTGCAAACAGATGGCCATCCAGACCGACATCGAGCCCAGAGCCATCCCTGATTTCAGCGACTGGAAGGGCGTATGGGTCTTTGCCGAACAGCGCGACGGCGCCCTGAGCCGCGTCTCCCTCGAACTCCTCGGCAAGGCCCAGTCCCTTGCCGCAGACCTGGGCCAGGAAATATCGGCCGTGCTCCTGGGCCATAAGGTATCCGGATTGACCAAGGCCCTGTTCGAATACGGGGCGGACCATGTTTACCTGGCCCAGCACAAGGCCCTCAAAGACTACCGCACCATCGCCTATACCAAGGTCCTGGGGGGCCTGGTCACGGAATACAAGCCCAATATCCTCCTGATGGGGGCCACCCATATCGGTCGGGATCTGGGGCCTCGTCTCTCCAGGCGCGCGGGCGTGGGGTTGACCGCGGACTGCACGGAACTGACCATCGATCCGGAAGAACGAATTCTCCTTCAGACCCGGCCTGCCTTTGGCGGAAATGTCATGGCCACCATCGCCAACCGCTATTCCAGACCACAGATGGCCACGGTTCGACCCGGTGTGATGGAAGCGGTTAAGAAAGGGCGCACCAAAGGGGATGTGATCAAGTGTAAGGTCACTCTGGCTGAAAAGGAAATCGGCACAAAGGTCCTCGAACAGTTCAAGGAAAAGAAAAAAGGGGTCAGCCTGGACAATGCCAGGGTAATCGTGGCCGGAGGGAGGGGCATCGGTTCCGAGGCAGGCATGAAATCCCTTTTTTCCCTTGCAGCGGCCCTTGGCGGCGAGGTGGCCGGCACGCGGATCATCGTGGAAGAGGGATGGCTCCCTGTTGAAAGACAGGTGGGGCAGACCGGACAGACCGTCAGGCCCGAGATTTATATCGCCTGCGGCATATCCGGGGCCATCCAGCACCGGGCCGGCATGCTGGGCTCCCGATATGTCATTGCCATTAACAAGGATGCGGGGGCGCCCATCTTTCAGGTGGCGGACTGGGGCATTGTGGGTGATCTTCACCAGGTGATTCCCGAATTGACCCGGGCAGTTTCGCAAAGCAAGCGCAAGTAG
- a CDS encoding acyl-CoA dehydrogenase family protein — protein MLRSDIETLHRKIMARFVNEEVIPVARELDEKGDFPFHLFRKLADMGILGIRYPKKVGGSNGNTTLYCIAMEELARGFLSLAATTAMQCLMATNGLYLYGTPQMHDEYLRPALQGEKIGAFQLTEPEAGSDLGAVRTSATKVDDGWVVNGMKTWSTSGPYGHFHTVLCQTDPAKKLKGLMFVLIPSDTPGFSHSKKFETLGTRTSSLSEIYFNNCHVPNEYMLGELGKGLDVLLTILAEIRIMTACLAIGLHRAAMDDSIKYCKERVQFGKPIGKYQLIQAKIANMAVNLEAGRLMAYKVTHLIDNKVACLNEASMAKYFTVESACSACDEATRIYGAYGYSMEYNVQRYYRDNRFLLYGGGTHEVLQTTIARQFGI, from the coding sequence ATGTTACGTTCAGATATCGAAACGCTCCATAGAAAAATCATGGCCAGGTTTGTGAATGAGGAAGTCATCCCCGTCGCCAGAGAGCTGGATGAAAAGGGGGATTTCCCATTTCATCTATTCCGGAAACTCGCTGATATGGGGATCTTGGGCATCCGGTATCCCAAAAAGGTGGGGGGCTCGAACGGAAACACAACCCTCTACTGCATTGCCATGGAAGAACTGGCGAGGGGGTTTTTGAGCCTGGCTGCAACTACCGCCATGCAGTGTCTCATGGCCACCAACGGCCTCTACCTCTATGGGACCCCCCAGATGCACGATGAATATCTGCGTCCCGCCCTGCAGGGGGAAAAGATCGGGGCCTTTCAGTTGACGGAGCCGGAGGCAGGCTCTGATCTGGGCGCGGTCAGGACATCGGCCACAAAGGTAGATGACGGATGGGTCGTCAACGGCATGAAGACATGGTCCACCAGCGGACCCTATGGCCATTTTCATACGGTCCTCTGTCAGACCGACCCGGCCAAGAAATTGAAGGGCCTCATGTTTGTTCTCATCCCAAGCGACACGCCCGGCTTCTCTCACAGCAAAAAATTCGAGACTCTCGGCACCCGGACATCCTCGCTCTCCGAAATATATTTCAACAACTGTCACGTCCCAAACGAATACATGCTGGGCGAACTCGGGAAAGGTCTGGATGTTCTCCTCACCATCCTGGCCGAGATCCGGATCATGACCGCCTGCCTGGCCATCGGTCTCCATCGGGCCGCCATGGATGACTCCATCAAATATTGCAAGGAACGGGTGCAGTTCGGGAAGCCGATCGGAAAATACCAGCTCATTCAGGCCAAGATCGCCAATATGGCGGTCAACCTGGAGGCCGGCCGCCTCATGGCCTACAAGGTGACCCATCTCATCGACAACAAGGTGGCCTGTCTGAACGAGGCCTCCATGGCCAAATATTTTACCGTTGAATCGGCCTGCAGCGCCTGCGACGAGGCGACCCGGATCTATGGGGCATACGGCTATTCCATGGAATACAACGTTCAAAGATATTACCGGGACAACCGGTTTCTCCTCTATGGCGGCGGCACCCATGAGGTCCTCCAGACGACGATTGCCAGACAATTCGGCATTTAA
- a CDS encoding GntR family transcriptional regulator has protein sequence MLEANKIEDPPFERLRSLPLRRSLGQSVFETLKRAIVQGDFSPGSRVVETRLATALGISRTPVREAIHKLEREGLLRQDPKRGFFVAGLGRADIEETFGIRSVLESYAARLAAIRHVEGELQPLEDKLEEYQQFLDSGDLGPLPQINTEFHDLLYGLSRSPRLTKMINDLRDYIYRYRLVILKVKAMAELSNTDHRLMLEAIKGRDADGVEELVKEHILRGQEIVLKEFDMAGN, from the coding sequence ATGCTTGAAGCAAATAAAATTGAAGATCCGCCTTTTGAAAGATTGAGATCGTTGCCCCTGAGGAGATCGTTAGGCCAGTCTGTCTTTGAAACCCTCAAACGCGCCATTGTACAGGGAGACTTCAGCCCGGGCAGTCGCGTAGTGGAAACCCGTCTGGCGACTGCCCTAGGCATCAGCCGCACGCCGGTAAGGGAAGCGATTCACAAGCTGGAACGGGAGGGGCTGCTTAGACAGGACCCGAAGCGGGGTTTCTTTGTGGCCGGTCTGGGCCGTGCAGATATCGAGGAGACCTTCGGCATCCGGAGTGTGCTGGAAAGCTATGCGGCAAGGCTGGCGGCCATCCGTCACGTGGAGGGTGAACTGCAACCCCTGGAGGATAAACTCGAGGAATACCAGCAGTTCCTGGATAGCGGGGACCTGGGGCCGCTGCCTCAGATCAATACGGAATTCCACGATCTTCTCTATGGCCTCAGCCGCAGCCCTCGACTGACAAAGATGATCAATGATCTGAGAGACTACATATACCGTTACAGGCTGGTTATCCTCAAGGTGAAGGCCATGGCCGAGTTGAGTAACACGGATCACCGGTTGATGCTGGAGGCCATAAAGGGGAGGGACGCTGATGGTGTGGAAGAATTGGTGAAAGAACACATCCTGCGGGGACAGGAGATTGTCCTGAAGGAATTTGATATGGCGGGGAACTGA
- a CDS encoding cobalamin B12-binding domain-containing protein, with product MAERKIRVLLAKPGLDGHDRGAKVVAHAMREAGMEVIYTGLHQTVASIVNQAVQEDVDVIGLSIMSGAHIPICKKLMGMVREQGLDNKLVAVGGVIPNKDVPALKEMGVEGIFPGGSYFNEIVEFIEKHVPAR from the coding sequence ATGGCAGAGAGAAAAATACGCGTCCTGTTGGCCAAGCCGGGCCTTGACGGTCACGACCGGGGGGCCAAGGTGGTCGCCCATGCGATGCGGGAGGCCGGGATGGAGGTCATTTACACCGGCCTTCATCAGACCGTGGCCAGCATCGTGAATCAGGCGGTTCAGGAGGATGTGGATGTCATCGGCCTGTCGATCATGTCCGGGGCCCACATCCCGATCTGCAAAAAACTGATGGGCATGGTAAGGGAACAGGGCCTGGACAACAAGCTGGTGGCGGTGGGGGGGGTCATCCCCAATAAAGATGTTCCTGCCCTGAAAGAGATGGGGGTCGAAGGAATATTTCCCGGTGGCAGCTATTTCAATGAAATCGTGGAGTTCATTGAAAAACATGTGCCTGCCAGGTGA